A genomic window from Gossypium hirsutum isolate 1008001.06 chromosome D10, Gossypium_hirsutum_v2.1, whole genome shotgun sequence includes:
- the LOC121222400 gene encoding geranylgeranyl pyrophosphate synthase, chloroplastic — MKEDQDPQLPSFDFKSFMVDKVNAVNQALDSAVPLRDPVKIHEAMRYSLLAGGKRVRPVLCLAACDLVGGKESMVMPAACALEMIHTMSLVHDDLPCMDNDDLRRGKPTNHKVYGEDIAVLAGDALLAFSFEHIAVSTVGVTPDRIVRAIGELAKSIGAEGLAAGQVVDITSEGLTNVGLDHLEFIHVHKTAPLLEAAAVLGAILGGGHDEDVEKLRKFARNIGLLFQVVDDILDVTKSSKELGKTAGKDLVADKVTYPKSMGINKSKEFAEKLKSDALELLQGFDPEKSTPLIALANYIAYRQN, encoded by the coding sequence ATGAAAGAAGACCAAGACCCTCAATTACCAAGTTTTGATTTCAAATCATTCATGGTAGACAAGGTTAATGCAGTTAACCAAGCCCTGGACTCGGCTGTTCCACTCCGTGACCCTGTTAAAATTCATGAAGCAATGCGTTACTCCCTTTTAGCCGGTGGCAAAAGGGTCCGCCCAGTTCTTTGTTTGGCTGCTTGTGACCTTGTTGGTGGCAAAGAATCCATGGTTATGCCAGCAGCTTGTGCTCTTGAAATGATCCACACCATGTCTTTAGTCCACGATGATCTTCCTTGCATGGACAACGATGATCTTCGTAGAGGGAAACCAACTAACCACAAAGTTTATGGTGAAGATATAGCTGTGTTAGCAGGGGATGCTCTTTTAGCCTTTTCGTTTGAACATATAGCTGTATCCACAGTTGGTGTCACACCTGATAGGATTGTAAGAGCAATTGGGGAATTAGCTAAATCTATTGGGGCTGAAGGGTTGGCGGCTGGTCAAGTTGTGGATATAACCAGTGAGGGTCTAACCAATGTGGGGTTGGATCATTTAGAATTCATTCATGTTCATAAAACTGCTCCATTGCTTGAAGCAGCTGCGGTTTTAGGGGCTATTCTTGGAGGTGGACATGATGAAGATGTGGAAAAGTTGAGGAAATTTGCAAGGAATATTGGGCTTTTATTTCAAGTTGTGGATGATATTCTTGATGTAACAAAGTCATCTAAAGAATTAGGGAAGACTGCAGGGAAAGATTTGGTGGCTGATAAAGTGACTTATCCTAAATCGATGGGGATAAACAAATCAAAGGAGTTTGCAGAGAAGTTGAAGAGTGATGCATTAGAGTTGCTTCAAGGGTTTGATCCTGAGAAATCTACCCCCTTAATTGCTTTAGCTAATTATATAGCTTACAGGCAAAATTAG